A genome region from Bacteroidota bacterium includes the following:
- the hutI gene encoding imidazolonepropionase has translation MNLFIKNISQLVTVAARGARTKAGAEMRELGILNNSGVLCESGKISWVGEMRDWNRMLPDGFAEINASGKVVLPGFVDSHTHMMFAGNRAHEFALRSQGATYQQIAEAGGGILNTITHVRAATKKELKKHTLPYMNAMMKHGTTTVEIKSGYGLDFDSEVKMLEAINELKDEEMMTVVSTFIGAHAYPPEYKQDKRAYADVILEKMIPYVGKKKLAMFCDVFCERGYFEIEDSERILNEGKKWGMLPKVHAEELNPLGGAVLAARVGAVSADHLEHVTDEGITALREAGVVGTLLPGVSFFLNHGFAPARKLIDGGVAVAIASDFNPGSCMSYSMPMMMTIACTQMKMTPEETLVASTLNAAAALNMSSTVGSIEVGKNADVIIADVPDWKYLAYHFGTNHIVTTIKNGTILEL, from the coding sequence TTGAATCTCTTCATCAAAAACATCTCCCAGCTTGTTACCGTTGCTGCACGCGGCGCTCGAACGAAGGCTGGTGCGGAGATGCGAGAGCTTGGAATTCTGAATAACTCAGGCGTTCTTTGTGAGAGTGGGAAAATCTCCTGGGTGGGAGAGATGAGGGATTGGAATCGAATGTTGCCTGACGGCTTTGCTGAGATTAACGCAAGCGGAAAAGTCGTGCTGCCGGGATTTGTGGATTCACACACGCACATGATGTTTGCGGGAAATCGTGCTCACGAGTTTGCACTCCGCTCGCAAGGGGCGACGTACCAGCAAATTGCGGAGGCAGGTGGCGGCATTCTCAATACTATTACACACGTTCGTGCTGCAACGAAGAAAGAGTTGAAGAAGCATACCTTGCCCTACATGAACGCCATGATGAAACACGGGACGACGACCGTCGAGATTAAATCCGGGTACGGCCTCGACTTCGATTCCGAAGTGAAGATGCTCGAAGCCATTAACGAGTTAAAAGACGAAGAGATGATGACGGTTGTGTCGACGTTTATCGGAGCACACGCCTATCCGCCGGAGTACAAACAGGACAAACGCGCTTACGCTGACGTTATTCTTGAGAAGATGATTCCCTACGTCGGCAAGAAGAAGCTTGCGATGTTTTGCGACGTGTTCTGCGAGAGAGGATATTTTGAGATTGAGGACTCCGAGCGGATTCTGAATGAGGGGAAAAAATGGGGGATGTTGCCGAAAGTTCATGCCGAAGAGCTGAATCCCCTTGGCGGGGCCGTGCTAGCTGCTCGCGTTGGAGCCGTTTCCGCCGATCATCTGGAACATGTTACAGATGAAGGAATTACGGCGTTGCGTGAAGCGGGAGTTGTGGGTACATTACTGCCGGGCGTTTCATTCTTCTTGAATCACGGCTTCGCACCTGCCCGCAAGCTGATTGACGGCGGTGTCGCGGTAGCAATTGCATCGGACTTCAATCCCGGCTCGTGCATGTCCTACTCCATGCCCATGATGATGACGATTGCCTGCACGCAGATGAAGATGACGCCGGAAGAAACGCTGGTCGCTTCAACACTCAATGCTGCCGCGGCACTGAACATGTCGTCGACTGTCGGCAGTATTGAAGTAGGGAAGAACGCTGACGTGATAATTGCAGATGTGCCGGACTGGAAATATCTTGCGTATCATTTCGGCACGAATCATATTGTCACCACGATCAAGAATGGCACAATCCTCGAACTCTGA